From Halichoerus grypus chromosome 6, mHalGry1.hap1.1, whole genome shotgun sequence, one genomic window encodes:
- the TLCD3B gene encoding ceramide synthase has product MLTPMVAGGVVFPGLFLLSKNTLQRLPQLRWEEADAVIVSARLVSSVQAVMASTAGYIVSTSCKHIIDDQHWLSSAYTQFAVPYFIYDIYAMFLCHWHKHQVKGHGGDEGGARAPGSIWAVARGYLHKEFLMVLHHAVMVLVCFPLSVVWRQGKGDFFLGCLLMAEVSTPFVCLGKILIQYKRQHTLLHKVNGALMLISFLCCRVLLFPYLYWAYGRHAGLPLLAVPLAIPAHVNLGAALLLAPQLYWFFLICRGACRLFRPRGSTPPSPCQTQD; this is encoded by the exons ATGCTGACCCCAATGGTGGCTGGGGGGGTGGTGTTCCCCGGACTCTTTCTCCTCTCCAAGAACACGCTCCAGCGACTGCCCCAGCTGCGCTGGGAGGAGGCTGACGCGGTCATTGTCTCAGCCAG GCTAGTGTCCTCTGTCCAAGCCGTCATGGCCTCCACCGCTGGCTACATCGTCTCCACCTCCTGCAAGCACATCATTGATGACCA ACACTGGCTTTCCTCTGCCTACACGCAATTTGCAGTGCCCTACTTCATCTATGACATCTACGCCATGTTCCTCTGTCACTGGCACAAGCACCAGGTCAAGGGGCACGGAGGGGACGAAGGGGGGGCCAGAGCCCCGGGCAGCATCTGGGCCGTGGCGCGCGGCTACCTGCACAAGGAGTTCCTCATGGTGCTCCACCACGCCGTCATGGTGCTCGTCTGCTTCCCACTGTCGGTG GTGTGGCGTCAGGGCAAGGGCGATTTCTTCCTAGGCTGCTTGCTGATGGCTGAGGTCAGCACCCCGTTCGTCTGCCTTGGCAAGATCCTCATCCAG TACAAGCGACAGCACACTCTGCTGCACAAGGTGAACGGGGCCCTGATGCTGATCAGCTTCCTCTGCTGCCGGGTGCTGCTCTTCCCCTACCTGTACTGGGCCTACGGGCGCCACGCCGGCCTGCCGCTGCTCGCCGTGCCCCTCGCCATCCCGGCCCACGTCAACCTGGGCGCCGCGCTGCTCCTGGCCCCCCAGCTCTACTGGTTCTTCCTCATCTGCCGCGGGGCCTGCCGCCTCTTCCGGCCCCGGGGCTCCACGCCGCCCTCTCCCTGTCAGACCCAGGACTGA